From Streptomyces sp. GSL17-111, one genomic window encodes:
- a CDS encoding acyl carrier protein, translating to MAENTSKDEIIRTVTELVAAEFGRPAEELTPDTDLSAVEGADSVKVLRSVARIERAFDIELEDDQVFGFKTINHVADAVAALLAERS from the coding sequence ATGGCCGAGAACACGAGCAAGGACGAGATCATCCGCACGGTCACCGAACTGGTCGCGGCCGAGTTCGGCCGCCCGGCCGAGGAGCTGACCCCGGACACCGACCTCAGCGCGGTGGAGGGCGCCGACTCGGTGAAGGTGCTGCGCTCCGTCGCCCGCATCGAGCGGGCCTTCGACATCGAGCTGGAGGACGACCAGGTCTTCGGCTTCAAGACGATCAACCACGTCGCGGACGCCGTCGCGGCGCTGCTCGCCGAGCGGAGCTGA
- a CDS encoding SAM-dependent methyltransferase, whose amino-acid sequence MSAEARTNQHYDQDPRVFELYLDRTRKYSAGIYRTDEDTLDQAQQNKMHYVADRLGLEPGKRLLDIGCGWGSLILFMAAEYDARTVGISPAPNQHTYIAERAAAAGLTDRVSTLVGEFEEHQPEPRSFDAVSMLGSIVHMPDLDGVFRKAYAALKPRGRMYVSESCYRNAAKRAEFAERENSVFVRDSIFGWGDMRPLSDLVRGAENAGFTVVAVDDLTQDYWRTIEDWLANVERNADRLNAIEPGLSDQLSRYLKTANAGWGFTTKHYALTLQKSR is encoded by the coding sequence GTGAGTGCCGAGGCGAGGACGAACCAGCACTACGACCAGGATCCGCGGGTCTTCGAGCTGTACCTGGACCGGACGCGCAAGTACAGCGCCGGGATCTACCGCACGGACGAGGACACCCTCGACCAGGCGCAGCAGAACAAAATGCATTATGTAGCGGACCGGCTCGGCCTGGAGCCGGGCAAGCGGCTCCTGGACATCGGCTGCGGCTGGGGCTCGCTGATCCTCTTCATGGCCGCCGAGTACGACGCCCGGACGGTCGGCATCAGCCCGGCGCCCAACCAGCACACCTACATCGCCGAGCGGGCCGCCGCGGCCGGCCTGACCGACCGGGTGTCCACCCTGGTCGGGGAGTTCGAGGAGCACCAGCCCGAACCGCGCTCCTTCGACGCCGTCAGCATGCTCGGGTCCATCGTCCACATGCCCGACCTGGACGGCGTCTTCCGCAAGGCGTACGCGGCGCTCAAGCCGCGCGGCCGGATGTACGTCTCCGAGAGCTGCTACCGCAACGCCGCCAAGCGGGCCGAGTTCGCCGAACGGGAGAACTCCGTCTTCGTGCGCGACTCCATCTTCGGCTGGGGCGACATGCGTCCCCTCTCCGACCTCGTGCGCGGGGCGGAGAACGCCGGGTTCACCGTCGTCGCCGTGGACGACCTGACGCAGGACTACTGGCGGACGATCGAGGACTGGCTGGCCAACGTCGAACGCAACGCGGACCGGCTGAACGCGATCGAGCCGGGGCTGTCCGACCAGCTGTCCCGGTACCTCAAGACGGCCAACGCGGGGTGGGGCTTCACCACCAAGCACTACGCCCTCACCCTCCAGAAATCCCGTTAG
- a CDS encoding acyl-ACP desaturase — MTDSVTTGWKVAQVGGLLLPAADVDTAVSAFLRTSPPTLRWDVDFSFDWTQADADRLTEGERSAVQFITIIEDHLPGYFALYEQNFPVDDSVDRATYIHNRELYHFTVRWAQEEDTHARALTKYQLAAGLAERDALWDSLAEEGRKQFELPYDEAVQFFTYPLVQEKATQIYYQHLRQAVGDPLLKEILVRLSKDEARHFSFFADMVRLYLERYGDAVVDPIREVIAQFRMPLADTIRGYWRWALKIADTARYDHTEAYDHLVKVVNRAVDARSDKVDELISFVTACRQMQTNPF; from the coding sequence ATGACCGACTCCGTCACGACAGGGTGGAAGGTCGCCCAGGTCGGCGGCCTACTGCTGCCCGCCGCCGACGTGGACACGGCGGTCAGCGCGTTCCTGCGCACCTCACCGCCCACGCTCCGCTGGGACGTCGATTTCAGCTTCGACTGGACGCAGGCCGACGCCGACCGGCTCACCGAGGGCGAGCGCTCCGCCGTGCAGTTCATCACCATCATCGAGGACCACCTGCCCGGCTACTTCGCCCTCTACGAGCAGAACTTCCCCGTGGACGACAGCGTCGACCGGGCGACGTACATCCACAACCGCGAGCTGTACCACTTCACCGTCCGCTGGGCCCAGGAGGAGGACACCCACGCCCGCGCCCTGACCAAGTACCAGCTGGCGGCGGGGCTGGCCGAGCGGGACGCGCTGTGGGACTCGCTCGCCGAGGAGGGCCGCAAGCAGTTCGAGCTGCCCTACGACGAGGCGGTGCAGTTCTTCACCTACCCCCTGGTGCAGGAGAAGGCCACCCAGATCTACTACCAGCATCTGCGACAGGCCGTGGGTGATCCGCTGCTCAAGGAGATCCTGGTCCGGCTCAGCAAGGACGAGGCCCGGCACTTCTCGTTCTTCGCCGACATGGTCCGGCTCTACCTGGAGCGCTACGGCGACGCCGTCGTGGACCCGATCCGCGAGGTCATCGCCCAGTTCCGGATGCCGCTCGCGGACACCATCCGCGGGTACTGGCGGTGGGCCCTGAAGATCGCCGACACCGCCCGCTACGACCACACCGAGGCGTACGACCACCTGGTGAAGGTCGTCAACCGGGCGGTGGACGCCAGGTCGGACAAGGTCGACGAGCTCATCTCCTTCGTCACCGCCTGCCGCCAGATGCAGACCAACCCGTTCTGA
- a CDS encoding DUF4097 family beta strand repeat-containing protein, with protein MPSYDTPKPIAAVIEFSIGTARIVASDRADTVVDVHPADPASDADVKAAAQTKVTCGGGVLTVKGPRRNGPFGRVGGIDITVALPSGSSLEGTAQLGDLHCTGRLGETRLKTSVGDLNVEEAGTVRLRGELGMIRLDHATADTEIIGAGRITVGTVEGDLTVKNGNGDTEVAEVSGPLTATAANGGLHVGIARSDVEAKSAFGGIRLDRVARGTVTLRGSAGDLEVGIPDTTAAWLDIQTKMGVLRNTLGSAEGPGDAADTVEISARTSLGDIHIRRA; from the coding sequence ATGCCTTCCTACGACACCCCCAAGCCGATCGCCGCCGTCATCGAGTTCTCGATCGGTACCGCCCGGATCGTCGCCTCCGACCGCGCCGACACCGTGGTCGACGTCCACCCCGCCGACCCCGCGTCCGACGCCGACGTCAAGGCCGCCGCCCAGACCAAGGTGACCTGCGGCGGCGGCGTCCTGACGGTGAAGGGCCCCCGCAGGAACGGGCCCTTCGGCCGGGTGGGCGGCATCGACATCACCGTCGCCCTTCCCTCGGGCTCGTCCCTGGAGGGCACCGCGCAGCTCGGCGACCTCCACTGCACCGGCCGCCTCGGCGAGACCCGACTGAAGACGTCGGTCGGCGACCTCAACGTCGAGGAGGCCGGTACGGTCCGACTGCGTGGCGAGCTCGGCATGATCCGCCTCGACCACGCCACCGCCGACACCGAGATCATCGGCGCCGGACGCATCACCGTCGGCACCGTGGAGGGCGACCTGACGGTGAAGAACGGCAACGGCGACACCGAGGTGGCCGAGGTCTCCGGCCCGTTGACGGCCACCGCCGCGAACGGCGGCCTCCACGTCGGCATCGCCCGGAGCGACGTGGAGGCCAAGTCGGCCTTCGGCGGCATCCGCCTGGACCGGGTCGCCCGGGGCACGGTGACCCTGCGCGGCTCCGCCGGCGACCTGGAGGTGGGCATCCCCGACACCACCGCCGCCTGGCTCGACATCCAGACCAAGATGGGCGTCCTGCGCAACACCCTCGGCTCCGCCGAGGGCCCCGGCGACGCCGCCGACACCGTGGAGATCAGCGCCCGCACCTCGCTCGGGGACATCCACATCCGCCGCGCCTGA
- a CDS encoding ATP-binding cassette domain-containing protein, with protein MPTTPVPRPPAALTATGLTKSYGDHQVLRGIDLDIPAGSVFALLGPNGAGKTTTVQILTSLIAADSGTARLAGHDLAHEPDAVRGLIGVTGQFAAVDNLLSAEENLMLMADLHHLPRREGRRRTADLLVRFDLAEAARRPAATYSGGMRRKLDLAMTLVGDPRIIFLDEPTTGLDPRSRRTMWEIIRSLVTDDGVTILLTTQYLEEADRLADRIAVLDGGRLVAEGTAEELKRLVPGGHIALRFTDPAALDLAAGHFPGPRRDDEELTLQIPSDGTVPTLRAVLDVLDGAGLTPAALSQHSPDLDDVFLTLTGHQRQETPR; from the coding sequence ATGCCCACGACACCCGTACCCCGGCCTCCCGCCGCCCTCACGGCCACGGGCCTCACCAAGTCCTACGGCGACCACCAGGTCCTGCGCGGCATCGACCTCGACATCCCGGCCGGCTCCGTCTTCGCCCTCCTCGGCCCCAACGGCGCGGGCAAGACCACCACCGTCCAGATCCTGACGAGCCTCATCGCCGCCGACTCCGGCACCGCCCGGCTGGCGGGCCACGACCTGGCCCACGAGCCCGACGCCGTGCGTGGACTCATCGGCGTCACCGGCCAGTTCGCCGCCGTCGACAACCTCCTGAGCGCCGAGGAGAACCTCATGCTCATGGCGGACCTGCACCATCTGCCCCGCCGCGAGGGCCGCCGCCGCACCGCCGACCTGCTGGTCCGCTTCGACCTCGCGGAGGCCGCCCGCAGGCCCGCCGCCACCTACTCCGGAGGCATGCGCCGCAAACTCGACCTCGCGATGACCCTCGTGGGCGACCCGCGCATCATCTTCCTCGACGAGCCCACGACCGGCCTCGACCCGCGCTCCCGCCGCACCATGTGGGAGATCATCCGCTCCCTGGTCACCGACGACGGCGTGACGATCCTCCTCACCACCCAGTACCTGGAGGAGGCCGACCGGCTCGCAGACCGCATCGCCGTGCTCGACGGCGGCCGGCTCGTCGCGGAAGGGACGGCCGAGGAGCTCAAGCGCCTCGTCCCCGGCGGGCACATCGCGCTGAGGTTCACCGACCCCGCCGCCCTCGACCTGGCCGCCGGGCACTTCCCCGGCCCCCGTCGCGACGACGAGGAGCTCACGCTCCAGATCCCCTCCGACGGCACGGTCCCCACCCTCCGCGCCGTCCTGGACGTCCTCGACGGCGCCGGACTCACCCCGGCGGCGCTCTCCCAGCACAGTCCGGACCTCGACGACGTCTTCCTCACCCTCACCGGCCACCAGCGGCAGGAGACCCCGCGATGA
- a CDS encoding ABC transporter permease — protein MSSVGYAARDSVTMFRRNLRRAIRYPSVVITIVLMPVLFLLLFTYAFGGALGAGIRVPGDAYIDYVAPGIILMTVATGCIGAALSVCMDVTEGIVNRFRTMPISRASFLTGHVLGNLVQTVLGTTVVTAAALTVGFRPNATPVEWLAALGLLSFLALALTWLSAGMGLAAKTVESASNLPMPITFLPFLGSAIVPTDSMPSWLRWFADHQPFTPLNETLRGLLMGTEIAHHGWVSLAWCTGIGLTGYLWAKARFRRGARG, from the coding sequence ATGAGCAGTGTCGGCTACGCGGCCCGTGACTCCGTCACCATGTTCCGCCGCAACCTCAGGCGCGCGATCCGCTATCCGTCGGTGGTCATCACCATCGTCCTGATGCCGGTCCTGTTCCTGCTCCTCTTCACCTACGCCTTCGGCGGCGCGCTCGGCGCGGGCATCCGGGTGCCGGGGGACGCATACATCGACTACGTGGCGCCGGGCATCATCCTGATGACCGTCGCCACCGGCTGCATCGGTGCCGCGCTCAGCGTCTGCATGGACGTCACGGAGGGCATCGTCAACCGCTTCCGCACCATGCCGATCTCCCGCGCCTCCTTCCTCACCGGCCACGTCCTGGGCAACCTGGTCCAGACGGTCCTCGGCACGACCGTCGTCACGGCTGCCGCCCTGACCGTCGGCTTCCGCCCGAACGCCACCCCCGTGGAGTGGCTCGCCGCCCTCGGCCTGCTGTCCTTCCTCGCCCTCGCCCTCACCTGGCTCTCGGCCGGGATGGGCCTGGCCGCCAAGACCGTCGAGTCCGCCAGCAACCTCCCCATGCCCATCACCTTCCTCCCCTTCCTGGGCAGCGCCATCGTCCCCACCGACTCCATGCCCTCCTGGCTGCGCTGGTTCGCCGACCACCAGCCGTTCACCCCCCTCAACGAAACCCTCCGGGGCCTGCTCATGGGCACCGAGATCGCCCACCACGGCTGGGTCTCCCTGGCCTGGTGCACGGGCATCGGCCTGACCGGCTACCTCTGGGCCAAGGCCCGCTTCCGGCGGGGCGCCCGAGGCTGA
- a CDS encoding helix-turn-helix domain-containing protein, with protein sequence MGSLNPGGIGEFLREQRRNAQLSLRQLADAAGVSNPYLSQIERGLRKPSAEILQQLAKALRISAETLYVRAGMLEEREGTDIDVAAAILADPSITEQQKQALLQIYASFRAQNGGENPDGAGSRP encoded by the coding sequence ATGGGTTCGCTCAATCCGGGTGGTATCGGTGAGTTCCTGCGCGAACAGCGCCGTAACGCGCAGTTGTCGCTGCGGCAGCTCGCCGACGCCGCAGGGGTGTCGAACCCGTACCTGAGCCAGATCGAGCGGGGGCTGCGCAAGCCCTCGGCGGAGATCCTCCAGCAGCTCGCCAAGGCGCTGCGGATCTCGGCGGAGACGCTGTACGTGCGCGCGGGGATGCTGGAGGAGCGCGAGGGCACGGACATCGACGTGGCCGCGGCGATCCTCGCCGACCCGTCGATCACGGAGCAGCAGAAGCAGGCGCTGCTCCAGATCTACGCCTCCTTCCGCGCGCAGAACGGCGGCGAGAACCCCGACGGCGCTGGCTCACGTCCATGA
- a CDS encoding DUF2516 family protein produces MILSGFNSLMWFVFLGLLVLSIFCFVDAALRREDAFRAADKNTKKFWLILLGVAVAINLFAGGFFLLAIVAIIANIVYLVDVRPALIQITGGSGGGRYRGSSSDGPYGPYNGGR; encoded by the coding sequence GTGATTCTGTCCGGCTTCAACAGCCTCATGTGGTTCGTGTTCCTCGGGCTGCTGGTCCTGTCGATCTTCTGCTTCGTGGACGCCGCCCTGCGCCGGGAGGACGCCTTCCGCGCGGCCGACAAGAACACCAAGAAGTTCTGGCTGATCCTGCTCGGGGTCGCGGTGGCGATCAACCTCTTCGCCGGCGGGTTCTTCCTCCTGGCGATCGTGGCGATCATCGCCAACATCGTCTACCTGGTGGACGTCCGCCCGGCGTTGATCCAGATCACGGGCGGCAGCGGTGGCGGTCGCTACCGGGGCAGCAGCAGTGACGGGCCGTACGGGCCCTACAACGGCGGGCGGTAG
- a CDS encoding SpoIIE family protein phosphatase, which translates to MPWQALGGREEDVVKPVSVGEGAGSAGRSPGRAPAGTAPADASQAATAPPPSVPAQAGPPRHAETLLVIDADPAGSPPLPELTDGRGARVRVRTARNLTEAERLFSNDVHCILLDLAQFDLDLLREVLRLAPGHAVLVLTGEDDAERAVEAVRIGAQDYLYRDELDARLLGRAIRYAVERKQADRAQRQLTESRLRAQENARLERGLLPTPLLDGSSLRFAARYRPGRSRALLGGDFYDTVRTSDGTVHAMIGDVCGHGPDEAALGVELRIAWRALILAGLCGDRLLATLQQVLEHERRSEEIFATLCMVDIAPDGRRAGVCLAGHPAPLLARPGTAPRLLPEDAAGPALGLLPRARWARTGVELGGAWSLMMYTDGLIEGRVAADTRERLGQEGMLRLVDAALTSGAEGERLLDDVLADARRLNGEELADDVAALLLSRG; encoded by the coding sequence ATGCCGTGGCAAGCCCTCGGGGGGAGGGAAGAGGACGTCGTGAAGCCCGTATCCGTGGGCGAGGGAGCCGGATCCGCCGGCCGTTCCCCCGGCCGAGCACCCGCCGGGACGGCACCGGCCGACGCGTCACAGGCCGCGACGGCGCCGCCCCCCTCGGTGCCCGCCCAGGCCGGTCCGCCCCGGCACGCCGAGACGCTGCTCGTCATCGACGCCGACCCGGCCGGTTCCCCGCCGCTGCCCGAGCTGACCGACGGCCGCGGCGCCCGCGTCCGGGTGCGCACGGCCCGGAACCTCACCGAGGCCGAGCGGCTGTTCAGCAACGACGTCCACTGCATCCTCCTCGACCTGGCCCAGTTCGACCTCGACCTGCTCCGGGAGGTGCTGCGGCTCGCCCCCGGCCACGCGGTGCTCGTGCTGACCGGGGAGGACGACGCCGAGCGCGCCGTCGAGGCCGTCCGCATCGGCGCCCAGGACTACCTCTACCGCGACGAACTCGACGCCCGGCTCCTCGGCCGGGCCATCCGCTACGCCGTCGAGCGCAAACAGGCCGACCGGGCCCAGCGGCAGCTCACCGAATCGCGTCTGCGCGCGCAGGAGAACGCCCGTCTGGAGCGCGGCCTGCTGCCCACTCCGCTGCTGGACGGCAGCTCCCTCCGCTTCGCCGCCCGCTACCGGCCCGGACGCTCCCGCGCGCTGCTCGGCGGCGACTTCTACGACACCGTCCGCACCTCTGACGGCACCGTGCACGCCATGATCGGCGACGTCTGCGGCCACGGCCCCGACGAGGCGGCCCTCGGCGTGGAACTGCGCATCGCGTGGCGCGCGCTGATCCTGGCCGGGCTCTGCGGGGACCGGCTCCTCGCCACGCTCCAGCAGGTGCTGGAGCACGAGCGGCGCAGCGAGGAGATCTTCGCGACGCTGTGCATGGTCGACATCGCGCCCGACGGGCGTCGGGCGGGCGTCTGCCTGGCCGGGCACCCGGCGCCGCTGCTGGCCCGGCCCGGCACGGCCCCGCGCCTGCTGCCCGAGGACGCCGCCGGGCCCGCGCTCGGGCTGCTGCCCCGGGCACGCTGGGCGCGCACCGGCGTCGAGCTGGGCGGTGCCTGGAGTCTGATGATGTACACCGACGGCCTCATCGAGGGCCGGGTCGCGGCCGACACCCGCGAGCGGCTGGGGCAGGAGGGGATGCTCCGGCTGGTCGACGCGGCGCTGACCTCCGGGGCCGAGGGCGAGCGGCTCCTCGACGACGTCCTCGCCGACGCCCGCCGCCTCAACGGCGAGGAGCTGGCCGACGACGTCGCCGCGCTCCTGCTGAGCCGCGGCTGA
- a CDS encoding C40 family peptidase has protein sequence MVNRGVVIACALSVLTVTGGLTAATAHAALPPPAVAHRPTPTPEPSPSSEPSPSRTEPTEAEGADGEGPKAEGVDGELEKVRKRIEELHGEAGSATDAYNAAVERAERQERALTAANRRVKRNKSALKELRDRAGAMARAQYRSGGLPASTRLALAEDPEEFLRSLGLLRKGQRATSGVMTDLGRLGASLEDDREAAAERHTALEKTRKERGTAKREVEAKLEKAQKLESSLAAEERARLKELEERTAHARQLRWLRTGVLEEIDGEAGKRGKKAIAFALAQIGKDYEWGAEGPETFDCSGLTLRAWEAAGVTVPRTSQEQWRQLTRVDITDMRPGDLIIYKEDASHVGLYIGDGDMVHAPRTGRQIRVEGAGALPILGVVRPDA, from the coding sequence GTGGTGAACAGGGGAGTCGTCATCGCCTGCGCGCTGAGCGTGCTCACGGTGACGGGGGGCCTTACGGCGGCGACGGCTCACGCGGCCCTGCCGCCGCCGGCCGTCGCGCACCGGCCGACGCCGACGCCCGAGCCGTCGCCCTCGTCCGAGCCGTCGCCGTCCCGGACGGAGCCGACGGAGGCCGAGGGTGCGGACGGCGAGGGTCCAAAGGCCGAGGGTGTGGACGGCGAGCTGGAGAAGGTCCGCAAGCGCATCGAGGAGCTGCACGGCGAGGCCGGCTCGGCGACCGACGCCTACAACGCCGCCGTCGAGCGGGCCGAGCGCCAGGAGCGCGCGCTGACGGCCGCCAACCGGCGCGTCAAACGCAACAAGAGCGCCCTCAAGGAGCTCCGCGACCGCGCGGGGGCCATGGCCAGGGCCCAGTACCGCAGCGGCGGCCTCCCCGCGAGCACCCGGCTCGCCCTGGCCGAGGACCCGGAGGAGTTCCTGCGCTCCCTCGGGCTCCTGCGCAAGGGTCAGCGCGCCACGTCCGGCGTCATGACGGACCTGGGCCGGCTCGGCGCGAGCCTGGAGGACGACCGTGAGGCGGCCGCCGAGCGCCACACCGCGCTGGAGAAGACCCGCAAGGAGCGCGGCACGGCCAAGCGCGAGGTCGAGGCGAAGCTGGAGAAGGCGCAGAAGCTGGAGTCCTCGCTGGCCGCCGAGGAACGCGCCCGGCTGAAGGAGCTGGAGGAGCGGACCGCCCACGCCCGGCAGCTGCGGTGGCTGAGAACCGGCGTTCTGGAGGAGATCGACGGCGAGGCCGGGAAGCGCGGGAAGAAGGCCATCGCCTTCGCCCTGGCCCAGATCGGCAAGGACTACGAGTGGGGAGCCGAGGGCCCGGAGACGTTCGACTGCTCGGGGCTCACCCTGCGCGCCTGGGAGGCCGCCGGCGTCACGGTGCCGCGCACCTCGCAGGAGCAGTGGCGGCAGCTCACCCGCGTGGACATCACGGACATGCGGCCGGGCGACCTCATCATCTACAAGGAGGACGCCAGCCACGTCGGTCTGTACATCGGGGACGGCGACATGGTGCACGCGCCGCGCACCGGCCGTCAGATCCGCGTCGAGGGCGCCGGCGCGCTGCCGATCCTCGGTGTGGTCCGCCCGGACGCCTGA
- the pstS gene encoding phosphate ABC transporter substrate-binding protein PstS: MKLQRTNRLRALTVGALAVTSALVLTACGSDDNTAQGGDSPSKADAGGIACKGEGSNLLASGSSAQKNAVDAWVQAYQEACTSTKVNYNPTGSGAGIQEFLQGKTAFAGSDSALKPDEVEASKQVCKDGGKAINLPMVGGPVAIGYNLSGVEDLVLDAETLAKIFDSKISQWDDEAIQELNPDADLPSTKIQAFHRSDESGTTDNFTTYLKDAAPDAWKYEPAKAWAAKGGQSANGSAGVATNVKQTDGAIGYFELSYATGNEIPTVQLDTGAGEPVEATVENSSNGIAAGKIVGTDGDLAMELDYTTKEAGAYPIILVTYEIACDSGNDPETLEAMKSFLTYAASEDGQNQLAEIGYAPIPDEVITKVREKVSTLS; this comes from the coding sequence GTGAAGCTTCAGCGCACGAACCGGCTTCGCGCCCTGACCGTCGGCGCTCTGGCAGTCACCAGTGCTCTGGTCCTGACCGCCTGTGGCTCGGACGACAACACCGCGCAGGGTGGCGACAGCCCCTCCAAGGCAGACGCCGGCGGCATCGCGTGCAAGGGCGAGGGCAGCAACCTGCTGGCGTCGGGGTCCAGCGCGCAGAAGAACGCCGTGGACGCCTGGGTGCAGGCGTACCAGGAGGCGTGCACGAGCACGAAGGTGAACTACAACCCCACCGGCTCCGGCGCGGGCATCCAGGAGTTCCTGCAGGGCAAGACCGCCTTCGCGGGCTCCGACTCCGCCCTCAAGCCCGACGAGGTGGAGGCGTCCAAGCAGGTCTGCAAGGACGGCGGCAAGGCCATCAACCTGCCGATGGTCGGTGGCCCGGTCGCCATCGGCTACAACCTGTCCGGCGTCGAGGACCTCGTCCTGGACGCGGAGACGCTGGCCAAGATCTTCGACTCGAAGATCTCCCAGTGGGACGACGAGGCGATCCAGGAGCTGAACCCGGACGCCGACCTGCCGTCCACCAAGATCCAGGCCTTCCACCGCTCGGACGAGTCGGGCACCACCGACAACTTCACGACCTACCTCAAGGACGCCGCCCCCGACGCCTGGAAGTACGAGCCCGCCAAGGCGTGGGCCGCGAAGGGCGGACAGTCGGCGAACGGCTCCGCCGGTGTCGCGACCAACGTGAAGCAGACGGACGGCGCCATCGGCTACTTCGAGCTGTCCTACGCCACGGGCAACGAGATCCCGACCGTGCAGCTCGACACCGGTGCGGGTGAGCCCGTCGAGGCCACCGTCGAGAACTCCTCGAACGGTATCGCCGCGGGCAAGATCGTCGGTACGGACGGCGACCTGGCCATGGAGCTCGACTACACGACGAAGGAGGCGGGCGCCTACCCGATCATCCTCGTCACCTACGAGATCGCCTGCGACTCGGGCAACGACCCCGAGACGCTGGAGGCCATGAAGTCCTTCCTCACCTACGCCGCGAGCGAGGACGGCCAGAACCAGCTCGCCGAGATCGGCTACGCCCCGATCCCGGACGAGGTGATCACCAAGGTCCGCGAGAAGGTCTCGACCCTCTCCTGA
- the pstC gene encoding phosphate ABC transporter permease subunit PstC, whose product MDMTKTVAPPPQAELPPEAPKGSSGTKGSATHRGDRIFSGLTKGSGITLLVIMAAIAAFLAWRSINALSVNEGNFFTTFDWNANADPPVFGIAVLAFGTVVSSVIAMALAVPVAVGIALFISHYAPRKLASPLAYLIDLLAAVPSIVYGLWGALFLVPHLSGLYFWLDDYFGWTGVFAYDGGAARSLFTVGIVLAIMILPIVTNVSREVFLQVPRMHEEAALALGATRWEVIRMSVLPFGRSGVISASMLGLGRALGETMAVATVLSPSFLINPSLLNPGGGTFAQNIAAGFNEAGDVGRDALIASGLVLFVITLLVNGGARLIIARRKEYSGANA is encoded by the coding sequence ATGGACATGACGAAGACCGTCGCTCCCCCACCCCAGGCGGAGCTACCGCCCGAGGCCCCCAAGGGCTCCTCGGGCACGAAGGGCAGCGCCACCCACCGGGGTGACCGCATATTCTCGGGGCTCACCAAGGGCTCCGGCATCACCCTGCTGGTGATCATGGCCGCCATCGCGGCCTTCCTCGCCTGGCGCTCGATTAACGCGCTCTCCGTCAACGAGGGCAACTTCTTCACCACGTTCGACTGGAACGCCAACGCCGACCCGCCGGTCTTCGGCATCGCCGTCCTGGCCTTCGGCACGGTCGTCAGCTCCGTCATCGCCATGGCGCTCGCCGTGCCCGTCGCCGTCGGGATCGCGCTGTTCATCTCCCACTACGCGCCGCGCAAGCTGGCCTCGCCGCTGGCCTACCTCATCGACCTGCTGGCCGCCGTCCCCTCGATCGTGTACGGCCTGTGGGGCGCCCTGTTCCTGGTGCCGCACCTCAGCGGCCTCTACTTCTGGCTGGACGACTACTTCGGCTGGACGGGCGTCTTCGCCTACGACGGCGGCGCCGCACGGTCGCTGTTCACCGTCGGCATCGTGCTGGCCATCATGATCCTGCCGATCGTCACCAACGTCTCCCGCGAGGTCTTCCTCCAGGTGCCGCGCATGCACGAGGAGGCCGCGCTGGCGCTGGGCGCCACCCGGTGGGAGGTCATCCGGATGTCCGTCCTGCCCTTCGGCCGCTCCGGCGTCATCAGCGCCTCGATGCTGGGCCTCGGACGTGCGCTCGGCGAGACGATGGCCGTCGCCACCGTCCTTTCCCCCAGCTTCCTGATCAACCCGAGCCTGCTGAACCCGGGCGGCGGCACCTTCGCCCAGAACATCGCCGCGGGCTTCAACGAGGCCGGCGACGTCGGCCGGGACGCGCTCATCGCCTCCGGCCTGGTGCTGTTCGTCATCACCCTGCTGGTGAACGGCGGCGCCCGCCTGATCATCGCTCGCCGCAAGGAGTACTCGGGGGCCAACGCATGA